Proteins encoded in a region of the Paramagnetospirillum magneticum AMB-1 genome:
- a CDS encoding response regulator has protein sequence MTDRIAELVAENALLRGEIRVAREAAEITARLVVKQFEETERLLDRFQSANAQRQAVLDAALQMSIIATDMNGKVLLFNRGAETLLGYASDEVVGQSTLLDFLLPEEVAAHADELAAELGHAVSPETLFAEYVRHGLISAREWTYRRKDGTRFPVSLSITPLKGGDGGLAGTLAAAMDITERKWAEEEAHRAKQAAEAANQAKSSFLANMSHELRTPLNAIIGYSEMLQEEMEDLGQDDLIPDLAKIHSAGRHLLTLINDVLDISKIEAGKMDLFVEAFEIAPMVADVVATISPLIQKNGNTLVVDGAGEIGAMEADLTKVRQTLFNLLSNASKFTSDGTITLSTRRQGEWIEFAVADTGIGMAPAELDRLFQAFSQADASTTRKFGGTGLGLAISRTFCRMMGGDIAVASEPGRGTTFTVRLPAVSASPKAARPAGAIESGPELPLVLVIDDDAVARDLLGRFLDENGFRARFAADGPLGLEMARALRPAAITLDVMMPGMDGWSVLTALKTDPELAAIPVIMVSVVENQALGYALGAHHFMSKPIDRDQLAEVLSRFKEAGPIERILVVEDDHTNREMLRRMLVKEGWSVIEAANGRIALERVAESRPDLILLDLMMPEMDGFEFVSELRRHSAWHAIPVVVLTAKDIGQDDRDRLAGGVQKVLQKGAADNETLLTELKRLVTPG, from the coding sequence ATGACCGACCGCATCGCCGAGCTTGTCGCCGAGAACGCCCTGCTGCGCGGCGAGATCCGCGTCGCCCGCGAGGCCGCCGAGATCACCGCCCGGCTGGTGGTCAAGCAGTTCGAGGAGACCGAAAGGCTGCTCGACCGCTTCCAGAGCGCCAACGCCCAACGTCAGGCGGTGCTGGACGCGGCGCTGCAGATGTCGATCATCGCCACCGACATGAACGGCAAAGTGCTGCTGTTCAACCGCGGCGCCGAGACCCTGCTGGGCTATGCCAGCGACGAGGTGGTAGGCCAAAGCACCCTGCTGGACTTCCTGCTGCCCGAGGAGGTCGCCGCCCATGCCGACGAGCTGGCCGCCGAACTGGGCCATGCGGTCTCGCCGGAGACCCTGTTCGCCGAATACGTCCGGCACGGCCTGATCTCGGCCCGGGAATGGACCTACCGGCGCAAGGACGGCACCCGCTTTCCCGTCAGCCTGTCCATCACGCCCCTGAAGGGCGGCGACGGCGGTCTGGCCGGCACCCTGGCGGCGGCCATGGACATCACCGAGCGCAAATGGGCCGAGGAGGAGGCCCACCGGGCCAAGCAGGCGGCCGAGGCGGCCAATCAGGCCAAGAGCAGCTTCCTGGCCAATATGAGCCACGAACTGCGCACGCCCTTGAACGCCATCATCGGCTACAGCGAGATGCTGCAGGAAGAGATGGAGGACCTGGGCCAGGACGATCTGATTCCCGATCTGGCCAAGATCCATTCCGCCGGCCGCCACCTGCTGACCCTGATCAACGACGTGCTGGACATCTCCAAGATCGAAGCGGGCAAGATGGACCTGTTCGTCGAGGCGTTCGAGATCGCTCCCATGGTGGCCGACGTGGTCGCCACCATCTCGCCGCTGATCCAGAAGAACGGCAATACCCTGGTGGTTGACGGCGCCGGGGAGATCGGCGCCATGGAGGCCGATCTGACCAAGGTGCGCCAGACGCTGTTCAACCTGCTCAGCAATGCCAGCAAGTTCACCTCGGACGGTACCATCACCCTGTCCACCCGCCGCCAGGGCGAGTGGATCGAATTCGCCGTGGCCGATACCGGCATCGGCATGGCGCCCGCCGAACTGGACCGCCTGTTCCAGGCCTTCTCGCAGGCCGATGCCTCCACCACCCGCAAGTTCGGCGGCACCGGCCTGGGCCTGGCCATCAGCCGCACCTTCTGCCGCATGATGGGCGGCGACATCGCGGTGGCGAGCGAACCGGGGCGGGGCACCACCTTCACCGTGCGCCTGCCCGCGGTTTCCGCCAGCCCCAAGGCGGCACGACCGGCCGGCGCCATCGAGTCCGGCCCGGAGCTGCCCCTGGTGCTGGTCATCGACGACGACGCCGTGGCCCGCGACCTTCTCGGCCGCTTCCTGGACGAGAACGGCTTTCGGGCGCGCTTTGCCGCCGACGGGCCGCTGGGCCTGGAGATGGCGCGCGCCCTCCGGCCGGCGGCCATCACCCTGGACGTGATGATGCCGGGCATGGACGGCTGGTCGGTGCTGACCGCGCTGAAGACCGACCCGGAACTGGCGGCGATTCCGGTGATCATGGTGTCGGTGGTGGAGAATCAGGCCCTGGGCTACGCACTGGGCGCCCACCACTTCATGTCCAAGCCCATCGACCGCGACCAATTGGCCGAGGTGCTGTCCCGCTTCAAGGAAGCCGGCCCCATCGAACGCATCCTGGTGGTGGAGGACGACCACACCAACCGCGAGATGCTGCGCCGCATGCTGGTCAAGGAGGGCTGGTCGGTGATCGAGGCAGCCAATGGGCGGATCGCCCTGGAACGCGTCGCCGAATCCCGCCCCGACCTGATCCTGCTGGACCTGATGATGCCCGAGATGGATGGCTTTGAATTCGTCTCCGAGCTTCGCCGCCATTCCGCCTGGCACGCGATTCCGGTGGTGGTCCTCACCGCCAAGGATATCGGCCAGGATGACCGCGACCGGCTGGCCGGGGGCGTCCAGAAGGTGCTGCAGAAGGGCGCGGCGGACAACGAGACCCTGCTGACCGAGCTGAAGCGCCTGGTCACCCCGGGCTGA
- a CDS encoding response regulator, whose product MARILLVEDNEMNRDMLSRRLQRKGYEVVMAVDGGEGVAMAASENPDLILMDMSLPVLNGWDATRQIKASPALARIPIIALTAHAMASDREQALAAGCDGYETKPIELPQLLEKIETLLRRA is encoded by the coding sequence ATGGCCAGGATTTTGTTGGTCGAGGATAACGAGATGAACCGGGACATGTTGTCCCGCCGGTTGCAGCGCAAGGGCTACGAGGTGGTGATGGCGGTGGATGGCGGCGAAGGCGTCGCCATGGCGGCCAGCGAGAATCCCGACCTGATCCTGATGGACATGAGCCTGCCGGTGCTGAACGGATGGGACGCCACCCGCCAGATCAAGGCCAGCCCCGCCCTGGCGCGCATACCGATCATTGCCCTGACCGCCCACGCCATGGCCAGCGACCGCGAGCAGGCGCTGGCGGCGGGCTGCGATGGCTACGAAACCAAGCCCATCGAGCTTCCTCAATTGCTGGAGAAGATCGAGACCCTGCTGCGGCGGGCCTGA
- a CDS encoding nickel-dependent hydrogenase large subunit, whose protein sequence is MAVRKILDVPVNRVEGDLELRLEIADGMVVDAWSAGTMFRGFERLLIGRGALDGLVVTPRICGICSTTHLMTAAKALDAVAGAKVPDNGVRLRNLALMAEHVQSDVRQGILMFLVDFANPAYRAQPLYDEAVRRYAPLAGEAVAEAVRETKHVVEIIAIIGGQWPHSSFMVPGGLSYAPPVAELLQCRHVLDGFRGWYERRILGCSLDRWRAVDSLEALDLWLEESAAHRDSDVGFLLRFGRTIGLDRLGGGHGNFLSCGSLDLPAETAARGVGGHLVPSGFARGAVVEGFDPAAIAEHVAASWYAAYEGGRHPAEGETEPYASGEEGRRYSWVKAARYLGTPAETGPFAERIVAGDPLFTDLLRRQGPNALARELARLTRPATLLPAMALWLGEVIASGGHDIYADPGPIPDGAGIGMIQAARGALGHWIAIKDGRIERYQIITPTVWNGSPRDSGGVRGPWEEALIGTPVADADNPVEVGHVIRSFDPCLVCSVHTVRKGRSLGRVRLEA, encoded by the coding sequence ATGGCCGTTCGCAAGATACTCGATGTTCCCGTCAACCGGGTCGAGGGCGACCTGGAACTGCGCCTGGAGATCGCCGACGGCATGGTGGTCGACGCCTGGAGCGCCGGCACCATGTTCCGCGGCTTCGAACGCCTGCTGATCGGGCGGGGCGCCCTGGACGGGCTGGTGGTGACGCCCCGCATCTGCGGCATCTGCAGCACCACCCACCTGATGACGGCGGCCAAGGCGCTCGACGCGGTGGCCGGGGCCAAGGTGCCCGACAACGGCGTCCGGCTGCGCAACCTCGCCCTGATGGCCGAGCATGTCCAAAGCGACGTTCGCCAGGGCATCCTGATGTTCCTGGTGGATTTCGCCAATCCCGCCTACCGCGCCCAGCCGCTGTATGACGAGGCGGTGCGCCGCTATGCCCCGCTGGCCGGCGAGGCCGTCGCCGAGGCGGTGCGCGAGACCAAGCATGTGGTCGAGATCATCGCCATCATCGGCGGCCAGTGGCCCCACAGCTCGTTCATGGTACCGGGCGGCCTGTCCTATGCCCCGCCGGTGGCCGAGTTGCTGCAGTGCCGCCATGTCCTCGATGGCTTCCGGGGGTGGTACGAGCGGCGCATCCTCGGTTGTTCCCTGGACCGCTGGCGAGCGGTGGACAGCCTGGAGGCGCTGGACCTCTGGCTGGAGGAATCCGCCGCCCATCGCGACAGCGACGTGGGCTTCCTGCTGCGCTTCGGCCGGACCATCGGGCTGGACCGCCTGGGAGGGGGGCACGGCAATTTCCTGTCCTGCGGCTCGCTGGACCTGCCGGCGGAGACGGCGGCGCGGGGCGTCGGCGGCCATCTGGTCCCGTCGGGCTTCGCCCGGGGCGCGGTGGTGGAGGGCTTCGACCCAGCGGCCATTGCCGAGCATGTGGCGGCGTCCTGGTACGCGGCCTACGAGGGCGGGCGCCACCCGGCCGAGGGCGAGACCGAGCCCTATGCCTCGGGCGAGGAGGGACGCCGCTATTCCTGGGTCAAGGCCGCCCGCTATCTCGGCACCCCGGCGGAGACCGGCCCCTTCGCCGAGCGGATCGTGGCGGGCGACCCGCTGTTCACGGACCTGCTGCGCCGGCAGGGGCCCAATGCCCTGGCCCGCGAGCTGGCCCGCCTGACCCGGCCCGCCACGCTGCTGCCCGCCATGGCGTTGTGGCTTGGCGAGGTCATCGCCAGCGGCGGCCACGACATCTATGCCGATCCCGGCCCCATCCCCGACGGCGCCGGCATCGGCATGATTCAGGCGGCGCGGGGCGCGCTGGGTCACTGGATAGCCATCAAGGACGGACGGATCGAACGCTACCAGATCATCACGCCCACCGTGTGGAACGGCTCGCCCCGGGATTCGGGCGGGGTGCGCGGTCCGTGGGAGGAAGCCCTGATCGGCACGCCGGTGGCGGACGCAGACAATCCCGTGGAGGTCGGCCATGTGATCCGCTCCTTCGACCCCTGTCTGGTCTGTTCCGTCCATACGGTACGCAAGGGCCGAAGCCTCGGCCGCGTGCGTCTGGAGGCCTGA
- a CDS encoding hydrogenase maturation protease, giving the protein MGRPRRIICVGNRHRPDDDLGPRVHDLLAGAALPQGVELVDGGLCGLDLLLTVETAGRAVFVDTVAGFGLPGQVVMLSRHEVAALAEGSWGHDSGLPYLFHLLPRVCDGAVPEVILVGGEAPAGDMLVAALAARAVEEASKP; this is encoded by the coding sequence ATGGGCCGCCCGCGCCGCATCATCTGCGTCGGCAACCGCCATCGTCCCGACGACGATCTCGGCCCCCGCGTCCACGACCTGCTGGCCGGGGCGGCACTGCCCCAGGGGGTCGAACTGGTGGATGGCGGCCTGTGCGGCCTGGACCTGCTCTTGACCGTCGAGACGGCCGGGCGGGCGGTGTTCGTCGATACCGTCGCGGGCTTTGGCCTGCCGGGTCAGGTGGTGATGCTGTCGCGGCACGAGGTGGCGGCCCTGGCCGAGGGGTCCTGGGGCCACGATTCCGGCCTGCCCTACCTCTTCCACCTGCTGCCAAGGGTCTGCGACGGCGCGGTGCCCGAGGTGATCCTGGTGGGCGGCGAGGCGCCCGCCGGGGACATGCTCGTCGCCGCCCTTGCCGCCCGTGCCGTCGAGGAGGCATCCAAGCCATGA
- a CDS encoding DUF3369 domain-containing protein: MAKGLVFAEKRGASPEIAARSPWIILIVDDDPEVHAITKLALRNFSFGGRPVHFLDAYSGAEAERVLADEPQIALVLLDVVMETEDAGLRLVQYIRNMLRNKRVRIVLRTGQPGQAPEKDVIVAYDINDYKPKTELTQERLFTTVVAALRAYEDIMALELNRRGLEKILDGSAMLFQLRSLQLFSAGVLTQMSALVGCREDGLICAVRDDAPEMSADHVTILAGSGGFEDRAGCTLRDLGEPSVITAIGTALSERHSHYGEDHLCLYLHSPHYRHLAIYLATSQPIPDVERQLIEVFGSKVALGYDNVHLIEALEERLLHLKRSEERYALAAKGANEALWDWSPQVQNIYFSPRMEEILGVAAGSLNGSPQTWRQHVHPEDRALLQAGLDEACERRSDTLDLQFRMRHVSGQTLWVRMRGAVSYGPDGAPTRLVGSLGDITDRKRYEQERLRSAAAEAASVAKSEFLAVMSHEIRTPMNAILGMIRLLLDSPLDETQRDYAETVLSSGEVLLSILNDILDLSRIEAGKLELERIAFDLPKVVDSIIHLMTPRAREKSLALRSWTAGGVPARLTGDPTRLRQVLLNLLSNAIKFTEAGEVSLHLSAEIQPDGIAAIRMEVKDTGIGISPEARSRLFANFAQADASITRRFGGTGLGLAICQNLVRLMNGEIGVDSVPGQGSTFWFVVRLPVAVALEEGAAAPPSPAKTLRPLKVLLAEDNPVNQKVAILILERSGHKVTGVNNGAQALRAVQEGDYDIVLMDMQMPEMDGLESTRRIRALEAPVAQIPILALTANALAAEFERCMEAGMDGFVTKPFQIELLASEIARVLAEKTPGSARRPPMVPRTPLIDRAVLDDLQDRFSPDRVAGLLADYVVDARAKRADFARWAAAGDRARVQAESHGLKEASANFGLASLRNLAEAVELACQDDRWGDALHLLAELPERLNETVAELRRLFPSADAAIGLRQFETEAGARA; the protein is encoded by the coding sequence ATGGCCAAGGGTCTCGTATTTGCCGAGAAGCGGGGGGCGAGCCCGGAGATCGCCGCGCGGTCTCCCTGGATTATCCTGATCGTCGACGATGATCCCGAGGTCCACGCCATCACCAAGCTGGCGCTGCGCAACTTTTCGTTCGGCGGCCGCCCGGTGCATTTCCTTGATGCCTATTCCGGCGCCGAGGCCGAGCGTGTCCTGGCCGACGAGCCCCAGATCGCCCTGGTGCTGCTCGACGTGGTCATGGAGACCGAGGATGCCGGGCTGCGGCTGGTGCAGTACATCCGCAACATGCTCCGCAACAAGCGTGTCCGCATCGTGCTGCGCACCGGACAGCCGGGACAGGCGCCGGAAAAGGACGTGATCGTCGCCTACGACATCAACGACTACAAGCCCAAGACCGAGCTGACCCAGGAGCGGCTGTTCACCACCGTGGTGGCGGCGTTGCGCGCCTATGAGGACATCATGGCGCTGGAGCTGAACCGCCGTGGCCTGGAAAAGATCCTCGACGGCTCGGCCATGCTGTTCCAGTTGCGGTCGCTGCAACTGTTCTCGGCCGGCGTGCTGACCCAGATGTCGGCCCTGGTGGGCTGCCGCGAGGATGGCCTGATCTGTGCCGTCAGGGATGACGCCCCCGAGATGAGCGCCGACCACGTCACCATCCTGGCGGGGTCGGGCGGCTTCGAGGACCGGGCGGGCTGCACCTTGCGCGACCTGGGCGAGCCCTCGGTCATCACCGCCATCGGAACGGCGCTGTCCGAGCGGCATTCCCATTATGGCGAAGACCATCTGTGCCTGTATCTGCACAGCCCCCATTACCGCCATCTGGCCATCTATCTGGCCACCTCCCAACCCATTCCCGATGTGGAGCGCCAGTTGATCGAGGTGTTCGGCAGCAAGGTGGCGCTGGGCTACGACAACGTCCACCTCATCGAGGCGCTGGAAGAGCGTCTGCTGCACCTCAAGCGGTCCGAGGAGCGCTATGCGCTGGCCGCCAAGGGGGCCAACGAGGCGCTGTGGGACTGGAGCCCCCAGGTCCAGAACATCTATTTCAGCCCGCGCATGGAGGAGATCCTGGGGGTGGCGGCCGGCAGCCTCAACGGCTCGCCCCAGACCTGGCGCCAGCACGTCCATCCCGAGGACCGCGCCCTGCTCCAGGCCGGGCTGGACGAGGCGTGCGAGCGTCGCAGCGATACCCTGGACCTGCAGTTCCGCATGCGCCACGTCTCGGGCCAGACCCTGTGGGTGCGCATGCGCGGCGCGGTCAGCTACGGCCCTGACGGCGCGCCCACCCGGCTGGTGGGGTCTCTGGGCGACATCACCGACCGCAAGCGCTACGAGCAGGAACGCCTGCGCTCCGCCGCCGCCGAGGCGGCCAGCGTCGCCAAGTCGGAATTCCTGGCGGTGATGAGCCACGAAATCCGCACCCCCATGAACGCCATCCTGGGAATGATCCGGCTGCTGCTGGATTCTCCCCTGGACGAGACCCAGCGCGATTATGCCGAGACGGTGCTGTCCTCGGGCGAGGTGCTGCTCAGCATCCTCAACGACATCCTCGACCTGTCGCGCATCGAGGCCGGCAAGCTGGAGCTGGAGCGCATCGCCTTCGACCTGCCCAAGGTGGTGGACAGCATCATCCATCTGATGACGCCCCGCGCCAGGGAGAAGTCCCTGGCCCTGCGCAGCTGGACGGCGGGCGGCGTTCCGGCGCGCCTGACCGGCGATCCCACCCGCCTGCGTCAGGTTCTGCTGAACCTGCTGTCCAACGCCATCAAGTTCACCGAAGCCGGCGAGGTGTCCCTGCACCTCTCGGCCGAGATCCAGCCCGACGGCATCGCCGCCATCCGCATGGAGGTCAAGGATACGGGCATCGGCATCTCGCCCGAGGCCCGGTCGCGCCTGTTCGCCAATTTCGCCCAGGCCGACGCCTCCATCACGCGGCGCTTCGGCGGCACCGGGCTGGGGCTGGCCATCTGCCAGAATCTGGTGCGGCTGATGAATGGCGAGATCGGGGTGGACAGCGTGCCGGGCCAGGGCAGCACCTTCTGGTTCGTGGTGCGTCTGCCGGTGGCCGTGGCCCTGGAGGAGGGAGCGGCCGCGCCGCCGTCGCCGGCCAAGACGCTGCGCCCGCTGAAGGTGCTGCTGGCCGAGGACAATCCCGTCAACCAGAAGGTGGCGATCCTGATCCTCGAGCGCTCGGGCCACAAGGTCACCGGGGTCAATAACGGCGCCCAGGCCCTGCGCGCCGTGCAGGAGGGCGACTACGATATCGTCCTGATGGACATGCAGATGCCCGAGATGGACGGGCTGGAATCCACCCGCCGCATCCGCGCTCTCGAGGCGCCGGTGGCCCAGATTCCCATCCTGGCTCTGACCGCCAACGCCTTGGCGGCCGAGTTCGAGCGCTGCATGGAGGCGGGGATGGACGGCTTCGTCACCAAGCCGTTCCAGATCGAACTGCTGGCCAGCGAGATCGCCCGCGTCCTGGCGGAAAAGACCCCCGGCTCTGCCCGCCGCCCACCGATGGTGCCGCGCACGCCGCTGATCGACCGGGCGGTGCTCGATGATCTCCAGGACCGCTTCAGCCCCGATCGGGTGGCGGGCCTGCTGGCCGATTACGTGGTGGATGCCCGGGCCAAGCGGGCCGACTTCGCCCGCTGGGCCGCCGCCGGCGACCGCGCCCGGGTTCAGGCGGAATCCCATGGACTGAAGGAGGCCTCGGCCAATTTCGGCCTGGCCTCGCTGCGCAATCTGGCCGAGGCGGTGGAACTGGCCTGTCAGGACGACCGCTGGGGGGATGCGCTGCACCTGCTGGCCGAACTGCCCGAGCGCCTCAACGAGACGGTGGCCGAGCTGCGGCGGCTGTTTCCCAGCGCCGACGCCGCCATCGGCCTGCGCCAGTTCGAGACCGAGGCGGGGGCACGGGCATGA
- a CDS encoding ATP-binding protein, which yields MISRISVSGKLLLIYALDMVAVIFLGFSLAEEKYISINFARKEVAGNVYIDTVRDALFAIAEDGTVTVGQLAALERAEGLYGPEMSSRIASDDLLASSRPLATASPQRTDAAALKAVTSARALISRIGDQSNLILDPDLDSYYSMSLVLLRFPELVDLLAQIRAQAHRSVHDGAISADDRTEFLILEGRLTNVIKGIEGDRLAGYSGNPDGSLERALKPAFALLDTALSGLLADLRASIIDQSGPIQAEPVSRAIDTSLQATKVVWVQTSSELNRLLNIRIEGFFRRMWEHFGLAGALLSVILILVLLVARRIAVPIGHLAEVAEAVRQTNDYDRRAKWDSGDEIGRLVDAFNTMLERLQAEGLRREELAAQTRAAEAQRDLLEAIPTPLTVSRLSDHSLLHVNQPASLLLGLLDSYDAVEDHLSAEDRERLFQQLSLHGAVNEFEVQVMGAGDVPFWALMSARLLVYQGEKALLATIIPISERKRMEDELLRAKNAAEAALSDLQQAQQSLIQAEKMASLGGLVAGVAHEINTPVGIGLTGASTLASETERLRKLYGEQAMTEEDFLDYLGVAAETARLLLANMNRAAELIHSFKQVAVDQTSAERRRFDLKTYIEEILNSLTPTIKKRRLGVEVSCPDGIEMNSYPGILSQVLTNLVMNAVVHAYEENQAGILGIRVQDLGDEVLLAFSDDGKGISAENLSRIFDPFFTTRRGNGGSGLGLHIVFNVVTGSLNGQIDVASEPGRGTTFTLRFPKTVRSPLLEDMPA from the coding sequence ATGATCTCGCGCATCAGCGTCTCGGGGAAGCTGCTGCTGATCTATGCGCTCGACATGGTGGCGGTGATCTTTCTCGGCTTCTCCCTGGCCGAAGAGAAATACATCTCCATCAATTTCGCCCGCAAGGAAGTGGCCGGCAACGTCTATATCGACACGGTCCGCGACGCCCTGTTCGCCATCGCCGAGGACGGTACGGTGACGGTCGGGCAACTGGCCGCCCTGGAGCGGGCGGAGGGGCTTTATGGTCCGGAGATGTCGAGCCGGATCGCCTCGGACGACCTGCTGGCCAGCAGCCGCCCCCTGGCCACGGCGTCGCCCCAGCGGACCGACGCGGCCGCCCTGAAGGCGGTGACCAGCGCGCGGGCCTTGATTTCGCGCATCGGCGATCAGTCCAACCTGATTCTCGATCCCGATCTCGATTCCTATTACTCCATGTCCCTGGTGCTGTTGCGTTTCCCGGAACTGGTCGACCTGCTGGCCCAGATCCGCGCCCAGGCCCACCGTTCGGTGCATGACGGGGCCATCAGCGCCGACGACCGCACCGAGTTCCTGATTCTGGAAGGGCGCCTGACCAACGTCATCAAGGGCATCGAGGGCGACCGGCTGGCCGGCTACAGCGGCAATCCCGACGGCAGCCTGGAACGGGCCCTGAAGCCGGCCTTCGCCCTTCTCGATACGGCGCTGTCCGGCCTGCTGGCCGATCTGCGCGCCAGCATCATCGACCAGTCCGGCCCCATCCAGGCCGAACCGGTCAGCCGGGCCATCGATACCTCGCTGCAGGCCACCAAGGTCGTCTGGGTGCAGACCAGCAGCGAACTCAACCGCCTGCTCAACATCCGCATCGAAGGCTTCTTCCGCCGCATGTGGGAGCATTTCGGCTTGGCCGGCGCGCTGTTGTCGGTGATCCTGATCCTGGTCCTGCTGGTGGCCCGGCGCATCGCCGTGCCCATCGGTCATCTGGCCGAGGTCGCCGAGGCGGTGCGCCAGACCAACGACTATGACCGGCGGGCCAAGTGGGACAGCGGCGACGAGATCGGCCGTCTGGTCGACGCCTTCAACACCATGCTGGAACGGCTGCAGGCCGAGGGTCTGCGGCGCGAGGAGCTTGCCGCCCAGACCCGCGCCGCCGAGGCCCAGCGCGATCTGCTCGAAGCCATTCCCACCCCGCTGACCGTATCGCGCCTGTCCGACCATTCGCTGCTCCACGTCAACCAGCCCGCCTCCCTGCTGCTGGGGCTGCTCGACAGCTATGACGCCGTCGAGGACCATCTGTCGGCGGAGGACCGCGAGCGGCTGTTCCAGCAGCTCAGCCTGCACGGCGCCGTCAACGAGTTCGAAGTCCAGGTCATGGGGGCGGGGGACGTGCCCTTCTGGGCGCTGATGTCGGCCCGCCTGCTGGTCTACCAGGGCGAGAAGGCGCTGCTGGCCACCATCATTCCCATTTCCGAGCGCAAGCGCATGGAAGACGAGCTGCTGCGGGCCAAGAACGCCGCCGAAGCCGCCCTGTCCGACCTGCAGCAGGCGCAGCAAAGCCTGATCCAGGCGGAAAAGATGGCGTCCCTGGGCGGGCTGGTGGCCGGCGTGGCCCACGAGATCAACACGCCGGTGGGGATCGGCCTGACCGGGGCCTCGACCCTGGCGTCGGAGACCGAACGGCTGCGCAAGCTGTACGGCGAGCAGGCCATGACCGAGGAGGATTTCCTCGATTATCTGGGCGTCGCCGCCGAGACCGCCCGGCTGCTGCTGGCCAACATGAACCGGGCGGCCGAGCTGATCCACAGCTTCAAGCAGGTGGCGGTGGACCAGACCAGCGCCGAGCGCCGCCGCTTCGATCTCAAGACCTATATCGAGGAAATCCTCAACAGCCTGACGCCCACCATCAAGAAACGTCGGCTGGGGGTGGAGGTTTCCTGTCCCGACGGTATCGAGATGAACTCCTATCCCGGCATCCTGTCGCAGGTGCTGACCAATCTGGTGATGAACGCCGTGGTCCACGCCTACGAGGAGAACCAGGCCGGTATCCTGGGCATCAGGGTCCAGGACCTGGGCGACGAGGTGCTGCTGGCCTTTTCCGATGACGGCAAGGGCATCTCCGCCGAGAACCTGTCGCGCATCTTCGACCCGTTCTTCACCACCCGCCGGGGCAATGGTGGGTCGGGGCTGGGGCTGCACATCGTCTTCAACGTGGTCACCGGCTCGCTGAACGGCCAGATCGACGTGGCCAGCGAGCCGGGGCGGGGCACCACCTTCACCCTGCGCTTCCCCAAGACGGTCCGTTCGCCCCTGCTGGAGGACATGCCGGCCTGA
- a CDS encoding hydrogenase small subunit — protein sequence MSRFISLSSTNKILAMIAPGQRRPINWKGTYSKKLFDRPIACNYNHPRQIAINFEPYNKYMMKEVAGGRRPGMNLNLYWLQCGGCGGDTMSFLNSETPDILQLFSGLGIDVVYHPSLSNTSQAEQHSQLEVISSGEMPLDILVVEGAVLRGPAGTGMYDTKGRRPKKDIVAALARQARFVVAAGTCAAFGGFGARTEIEATGLQFHRSEPGGFLGADFRAKSGLPVLNLSGCPCHPQVLSSVLTALATGAELPLAPLNRPLPWYGMMVHQGCTRNEYHEYRVEEDNFGEKGCLFFHMGCHGPLVTGPCNKLLWNQRSSKTRAGVPCFGCTSPEFPQDHAFFETRNIEGIPLDLPNGINRAHYMVYKVMAAAAAPERLRQRRTDI from the coding sequence ATGTCCCGGTTCATCTCGTTATCCTCGACCAACAAAATCCTGGCCATGATCGCCCCCGGGCAACGGCGCCCCATCAACTGGAAGGGTACATATTCAAAGAAGCTATTTGATCGGCCTATTGCTTGCAACTACAATCACCCGCGCCAAATCGCCATAAACTTCGAGCCATACAACAAATATATGATGAAAGAAGTGGCGGGTGGACGGAGGCCGGGGATGAATTTAAATTTATACTGGTTACAATGTGGCGGATGCGGTGGCGACACCATGTCTTTCCTGAATTCTGAGACTCCCGATATCTTGCAGTTATTCTCGGGACTTGGGATCGATGTTGTTTATCACCCATCCCTCTCCAACACCTCGCAGGCCGAGCAGCACTCTCAACTTGAGGTTATATCTTCCGGCGAGATGCCCCTCGACATCCTGGTGGTAGAGGGCGCAGTCCTTCGCGGTCCGGCCGGCACCGGGATGTACGACACCAAGGGCCGCCGGCCGAAGAAGGATATCGTCGCGGCCCTGGCGCGTCAGGCGCGTTTCGTGGTCGCCGCCGGGACCTGCGCCGCGTTCGGCGGATTCGGCGCCCGCACCGAGATCGAGGCCACCGGCCTGCAGTTTCACCGTTCCGAGCCCGGTGGGTTCCTCGGCGCCGATTTCCGCGCGAAATCCGGCCTGCCGGTCCTCAACCTGTCGGGCTGTCCCTGCCACCCCCAGGTGCTGTCCAGCGTGCTGACCGCCCTGGCCACCGGCGCCGAGTTGCCCCTCGCCCCCCTGAACCGCCCGCTGCCATGGTACGGCATGATGGTTCACCAGGGCTGCACCAGAAACGAGTATCACGAGTACAGGGTCGAGGAAGACAATTTCGGCGAGAAGGGCTGCCTGTTCTTCCACATGGGCTGCCACGGCCCCCTGGTCACCGGCCCCTGCAACAAGCTTCTGTGGAACCAGCGCTCATCCAAGACCCGGGCCGGCGTCCCCTGCTTCGGCTGTACCAGCCCGGAATTCCCGCAGGACCACGCCTTCTTCGAGACCCGCAACATCGAGGGCATCCCCCTTGACCTCCCCAACGGGATCAACCGCGCCCATTACATGGTCTACAAGGTCATGGCCGCCGCCGCCGCGCCCGAGCGCCTGCGCCAGCGCCGCACCGACATTTAG